CCCGGATCAAGGTCTCGATGCTGGAACGGCTGATTTGGCTCAGGTAGGTGCCCTTTAGCCCGTCAATCAGCACGCAAAGCAGCTCCTGGGAGCGGGCCAGCCCTTCGCCCTGCTCCAGGGCCACGGCAAGTTCTTCCCAAAAACGATCTAGGACCCTTTGCAGTAGGTCCAACTGCTGCTGGTCGCGGCGGGAGAGCTGTTGGCCGGTTTTCTTCGAGAGATCCAACAGGCTTTCCACCATCCCTGATGCCAACTGCTGGCCCAGGCCCGTTTCCACCCCAAGTAGGGGCTGGAGGGGCCGCAGGGGCGCGGGCACTACGGAGTTTTCAAAACTTTGCTTGAGTGCATAGCCCAAAACCCCCTGCAGCTCCGGCCCCAGCCGGGGCAAAACCTGGCTCAAGAGCAGGGGCGCCCAAATGCGCACCAGGGCCGCCAATTCCCTCTCCTCTTTGCTGCCCGAAACGCTCTGGTGGCTGCAGAGGCTGCGAATTCGCTGGGGCCATTGGCGGGAGCGAATAACCCCCTGGGCGCCATCGAGGAGCTGCAGGGCGAGAACCTCAAATAACTCCACGGCCAAAAGGGCCACCACCGCCCGACTGACCACCGCCCGCAATGGTTCGATGGTGATCAGACCAGAACTCTGCAACCTTTCCACCACGGGCAAAAGCCTCAGCCAACGCCAGAAAGGCAGCAGCAGCGGTAGATCAATCCAGCGCCGGAGCAGGGCATCTCGCCAGCTGAGCCCTGGCAAACGGCGACGCAGGCGAATTACCCGCAGCAGGATGTCGAGGGCAAAGACGCTCTGGAAGAGCAGTAGGTCAATTCTCCAGAAATGGTCCGTGGGCCTGCCATTGCCATCAATGGAGCGCCAGTAATTGGTGGCAACCAGCGGCAGTACTTGTTCTTGCCAGAAAAGCCGCTCCCCTTGCCAGCCGTGCTGCTGGAGCCAGGCCGTACTGAACAGGGTGCGGGCCGCATCCCTGGCGGAGTCAGTGTTTACCCGCTGGCGCAGCCGCGATTTGATCTTCTCAAGGGTGCCCGAACCCTCCGAAGCCAGAAAGGGGTTGGTTTCGATCAAGGTCAGGGTCAGCTGCCTCTGCCGTTGCAGCAGGGAAAGCTGGGCTGGCGAAAGGGCGGCCCCTACTGGCTGGACCCTTAGGGCGGCATCCAGCTGCCTGAACTGGCGCAGGTAGGCCTGGGTTTCCCTGTGGGGCTCAATTCCCTTGATCGGATCGACCCAGGGTGTGATGTCGGGAATGGCCGCCAAGGGCACCACCAGGGGCACCGATGGGATCGGGTAGAGGTTGCGCTGCAGCCAAAAGGTTCGTATTGGCACATAGCTGATGTCAAAGGCCACACATAAAAGGTTTATGCCGGCCCAGAGCGCCACAAACCTGTCCCAGCTGCGGCTCCAGCGACCTACTGGCATCGGATAGCGCTCTTGCCAGCGGGGTAGGGCCATCAGGTGGGGCGAAACAGGGGGCTGCGGTGACTAATCTGCCGTCTCCGGATTGGGGACAGCACTTGAGCGAGAAGAGCAATCCGGGGGAGTTTTGGCGCAGTGTGGTTCTCACCCTGGCCGTGGCCCTGGGGATTCGCCAATTTCTGGTGGAGGCCCGTTACATCCCCTCCGGCTCGATGTTGCCAGGCCTGCAAATCCAGGATCGCCTGCTGGTGGAGAAATTGGGCTACCTGAGCCACCCGCCAAGGCGGGGCGACATTGTGGTCTTCTATTCCCCGTACCATTTTGATCCGGTGCTGGCCAGCGGTAGCGATCGCAACCCGCTTCGCTGCCTGCTGGTGAATTTGCCGGGGATTGGCAATCTGCCCGGCCTGGCCAATCCGGCCTGCGACGCCTTCATTAAGCGCGTGGTGGCCTTGCCCGGTGAGCAGGTCAGCGTTGATCCCACGGGGCATGTGGTGATCAACGGCCAAAAGCTGCTGGAGCCCTACGTGAAGAACTACTGCCCCGTAGATCAACAGGGTGTCGGGCCCTGCAGGCCCCTCCAGGGAGTTGTGCCCC
This genomic interval from Cyanobium sp. WAJ14-Wanaka contains the following:
- the lepB gene encoding signal peptidase I, which encodes MSEKSNPGEFWRSVVLTLAVALGIRQFLVEARYIPSGSMLPGLQIQDRLLVEKLGYLSHPPRRGDIVVFYSPYHFDPVLASGSDRNPLRCLLVNLPGIGNLPGLANPACDAFIKRVVALPGEQVSVDPTGHVVINGQKLLEPYVKNYCPVDQQGVGPCRPLQGVVPPGHVLTLGDNRANSWDGRFWPGGAFLPKSEIIGRAFWRFYPFNHLGELTQKGPSLQGSSAR